From Dasania marina DSM 21967, the proteins below share one genomic window:
- the mrcB gene encoding penicillin-binding protein 1B: MTKKDKTSRPRSSKKTSAKFPWWKLIASLSVLLAVVFIMLDANVRYGLNERQWQSPARVYSRALTLRAGQFLQADDLRYELTLLGYQLNSDGRRPGSYWQQGQHFSVVTRGNGEQPSQRFQLQLVNERVTGLRSAWGSALDQVSLEPVEIGSIYASHKEDRLLVQLEEVPLSLREILLLVEDRDFYSHWGLSPKAIARALIANIKAGRTVQGGSTITQQLVKNVFLSRSRSLWRKATEAVMTLLVELHYSKDKILESYINEIYLGQEGPRAIHGFALASQHYFNRPLYELNPGQIALLVGIVKGPSYYDPWRHPERAEARRDVVLKLMAQHQLITPQQSDFYQINSLGLAKPSAVAVVFPAYLDLVRRQLRRDYSEQELQTQGLQIYTAFDPIVQRHAEQSLSAVVKTLDESTEGAVVVSDVNSGDIVALVGGREMRYAGFNRALDAVRPIGSLIKPAVYLTALEQPKRYTLVTPISDSPVAVEGGDGSLWQPQNFDRKSHGSVLLHNALAQSYNQATARLGMQLGIEPVLNMVERLGVSRKLPAVPALLLGAGELSPLEVAQMYQTIASHGVSRPLRAITQISDQQGKTLARYPVQSQPVVDAAVMHLLHYSMMEVVREGTGKTVYQRLREDFAVAGKTGSTNDLRDSWFAGFAGDYLAVVWMGRDDNQSAGITGAGGALKVWRELFARVSRQPINLEPPAGVTYHWVDSDSGLLSSGPCDNARYVPFLQGSAPQQKAPCSTSVKGVLQWFRELF, from the coding sequence ATGACAAAAAAAGACAAAACCAGCCGCCCTCGTAGTAGCAAAAAAACCTCAGCAAAATTCCCTTGGTGGAAATTAATCGCCAGCCTTAGCGTGTTGTTGGCGGTTGTTTTTATTATGCTCGATGCCAATGTGCGTTACGGTTTAAACGAGCGCCAGTGGCAATCTCCGGCGCGGGTATACAGCCGAGCATTAACCCTGCGGGCCGGGCAATTTTTGCAAGCGGATGATTTGCGTTATGAATTGACCTTATTAGGTTATCAATTAAACAGTGATGGCCGCCGCCCCGGTAGTTATTGGCAGCAGGGTCAGCATTTTAGCGTGGTGACGCGCGGCAATGGCGAACAACCCTCGCAACGCTTTCAGCTGCAACTGGTGAATGAGCGGGTGACGGGCTTACGTTCGGCCTGGGGCAGTGCCCTAGATCAAGTCAGCTTAGAGCCGGTAGAAATAGGCAGCATATACGCCAGCCATAAAGAAGATCGCCTACTGGTACAGTTAGAAGAAGTGCCGCTAAGCCTGCGGGAAATTTTATTATTAGTAGAAGATAGAGATTTTTATAGCCACTGGGGTTTGTCGCCCAAGGCTATAGCCCGCGCATTAATCGCCAATATCAAAGCCGGCCGCACGGTGCAGGGCGGCAGTACCATTACCCAGCAGCTGGTTAAAAATGTTTTTCTCAGCCGCAGCCGCAGTTTGTGGCGCAAGGCCACCGAAGCGGTGATGACCTTATTGGTAGAGCTGCATTACAGCAAAGATAAAATTTTAGAATCCTATATTAATGAGATCTATTTAGGGCAAGAAGGCCCGCGCGCAATTCACGGTTTTGCCTTGGCTAGTCAGCATTATTTTAATCGCCCCTTATATGAATTAAACCCCGGCCAAATAGCGTTGTTAGTGGGCATAGTTAAAGGGCCATCCTATTACGACCCTTGGCGGCATCCCGAGCGCGCCGAAGCACGCCGCGATGTGGTGCTAAAGCTGATGGCCCAGCACCAATTAATTACCCCACAGCAAAGTGATTTTTATCAAATAAATAGTTTGGGCTTGGCCAAGCCCAGCGCTGTGGCGGTGGTGTTTCCCGCCTATTTAGATTTAGTACGTAGGCAGCTGCGTAGGGATTACAGCGAGCAAGAGTTGCAAACCCAAGGCTTGCAGATATACACCGCTTTTGATCCCATCGTGCAGCGCCACGCCGAGCAAAGCCTAAGCGCCGTGGTAAAAACGCTGGATGAGAGCACCGAGGGTGCGGTGGTGGTGAGCGATGTTAACAGTGGCGATATAGTCGCGTTGGTGGGCGGCCGCGAAATGCGCTATGCCGGTTTTAACCGCGCCTTGGATGCGGTGCGGCCTATAGGCTCGCTAATTAAACCGGCAGTGTATTTGACCGCACTGGAACAACCCAAACGTTACACGTTAGTAACGCCTATAAGTGATAGCCCGGTAGCGGTTGAAGGCGGTGATGGCAGCCTGTGGCAGCCACAAAACTTTGATAGGAAAAGCCACGGTTCAGTGTTGCTGCATAACGCCTTGGCGCAATCCTACAATCAGGCGACCGCCCGTTTGGGCATGCAGCTGGGCATAGAGCCGGTGCTGAATATGGTTGAACGTTTAGGGGTAAGCCGCAAGCTGCCCGCGGTGCCTGCCTTATTATTGGGTGCGGGTGAGTTGTCGCCTTTAGAGGTGGCGCAAATGTATCAAACCATAGCCAGCCACGGGGTGAGTCGACCGTTGCGGGCCATTACCCAAATCAGTGATCAGCAGGGCAAAACCTTAGCGCGTTATCCGGTGCAGTCACAGCCCGTGGTTGATGCCGCGGTGATGCACCTATTGCACTACTCGATGATGGAAGTGGTGCGTGAAGGCACTGGCAAAACCGTATACCAGCGTCTGCGGGAAGATTTTGCCGTGGCGGGTAAAACCGGCAGTACCAATGATTTGCGCGACTCTTGGTTTGCCGGTTTTGCTGGTGATTATTTAGCAGTGGTGTGGATGGGCCGCGACGATAACCAAAGTGCGGGTATAACCGGTGCCGGTGGTGCGTTAAAAGTCTGGCGTGAATTATTTGCCCGCGTCAGTCGGCAGCCTATTAATTTAGAGCCCCCCGCGGGGGTGACCTACCACTGGGTGGACAGCGACAGCGGCCTACTGAGCAGTGGCCCCTGCGATAATGCCCGCTACGTGCCTTTTTTACAGGGTAGTGCGCCACAGCAAAAAGCCCCTTGCAGCACCAGTGTTAAGGGTGTGTTGCAATGGTTTAGGGAGTTGTTTTAA